In one window of Balaenoptera musculus isolate JJ_BM4_2016_0621 chromosome 10, mBalMus1.pri.v3, whole genome shotgun sequence DNA:
- the PLEKHG6 gene encoding pleckstrin homology domain-containing family G member 6 isoform X3 produces MHAFGPPNGGSLQGLVASRIETYGGRLRASTLSTPGSLYPRGGPVLDPSRRRLQGYVPFTKGSGPARGLSPLRLREPDPEKRHGGPFGAGTPHFPKLKEVTRAHELEVRLHTFSMFGMPRLPPEDRRHWEIGEDSDSSLAIEKSWKELVPGHKEMSRELCHQQEALWELLTTELIYVRKLKIMTDLLAAGLLNLQRVGLLTEVSAETLFGNVPSLIRAHRSFWEEVLGPTLEETRASGQPLDPVSLQNGFLSFSQRFQPYILYCLRVKQTMAYAWEQQDSSPLFHTFVQWCEKHKRSGRQTLGDLLIKPHQRITKYPLLLQAVRKRSPEARAREALTAMIAAVESFLRHINKRVRQGEEQESLVAAARRIGPYEVLEPPSEEVEKNLRPFSTLDLMAPMLGVASEHTRQLLLEGPVRMKEGREGKLDVYLFLFSDVLLVTKTLRRADKAKVIRPPLMLEKLVCRPLRDPSSFLLIHLTEFQCVSSALTVHCPRATDRALWLEKTQQAQVALQKLKAEECIQQKRELLALYQDRDRESPGPRPSTPSTEGSESSTEGSNCRTPESSTVIPQLVVTEDTDEDAPSVPDDTSDSGYGTLVPGSPKASHFPPNRLRSRAFRRDPRLTFSTLDLRDVPLHPLPPDPQAPQRRSTPELPEESVQKGGSLPRGDPPTSSEEEDGTSVGENVVVENLHRARLRGQLSPSPTHTDSAGESPWDSSGDEEEEEPFLGPGYSPSPHPLRAEDMLREIREELASQRIESVPEPGDSRPRKLTRVQLQRMRGLHVVHLDTPLSTSEV; encoded by the exons ATGCACGCCTTTGGTCCTCCCAATGGGGGTAGCCTCCAAGGACTGGTGGCCTCCCGCATTGAGACCTATGGGGGCCGGCTTCGGGCCTCCACCCTGAGTACTCCTGGCAGTCTCTATCCCCGAGGAGGCCCCGTGCTG gATCCCAGTCGCCGACGCCTCCAAGGCTATGTCCCCTTTACCAAGGGTTCTGGCCCGGCCCGAGGCCTGTCTCCCCTGAGGCTGCGAGAACCAGATCCCGAGAAGAGGCATGGAGGCCCCTTTGGGGCTGGGACACCTCACTTCCCCAAACTCAAG GAAGTCACCAGAGCCCACGAGCTGGAGGTGAGGCTGCACACGTTCAGCATGTTCGGGATGCCCCGCCTGCCCCCAGAGGACCGGCGGCACTGGGAGATCGGAGAGGACAGTGACAGCAGCCTGGCCATTGAGAAGTCCTGGAAGGAGCTGGTGCCTGGGCACAAG GAGATGAGCCGGGAGCTCTGCCACCAGCAGGAAGCGCTGTGGGAGCTCCTGACCACGGAGCTCATCTACGTGCGGAAGCTCAAGATCATGACAGAT CTCCTAGCCGCCGGTTTGCTGAACTTGCAACGAGTGGGTCTGCTGACGGAA GTGTCAGCTGAGACCCTGTTTGGAAATGTCCCCAGCCTGATCCGAGCCCACCGGAGCTTTTGGGAAGAGGTGCTGGGGCCCACCCTGGAGGAGACGCGAGCCTCGGGCCAGCCTCTGGACCCTGTCAGCCTGCAAAACGGCTTCCTGTCG TTCAGCCAGCGCTTCCAGCCCTACATCCTGTACTGCCTGCGAGTGAAGCAGACCATGGCCTACGCCTGGGAGCAGCAGGACAGCAGCCCTCTCTTCCACACCTTCGTGCAG tGGTGTGAGAAGCACAAGCGCTCAGGGAGGCAGACGCTGGGGGACCTCCTCATCAAGCCCCACCAGCGCATCACCAAGTACCCACTGCTGCTCCAGGCTGTGCGCAAGAGGAGCCCCGAGGCCCGCGCCCGGGAGGCCCTGACCGCCATG ATCGCAGCGGTGGAGTCGTTCCTCCGACACATCAACAAGCGGGTGCGCCAGGGCGAAGAGCAGGAGAGCTTGGTGGCTGCCGCCCGGCGCATCGGGCCCTACGAGGTCCTGGAGCCGCCCAGCGAGGAGGTGGAGAAG AACCTGCGTCCGTTCTCCACGCTGGACCTGATGGCCCCCATGCTGGGGGTTGCTTCTGAGCACACCAGGCAGCTGCTGCTTGAGGGGCCTGTGCGCATGAAGGAGGGACGAGAAGGGAAG CTGGATGTGTACCTGTTCCTCTTCTCTGATGTGCTCTTGGTGACCAAGACCCTTCGCAGGGCAGACAAAGCCAAGGTTATCCGCCCGCCCCTCATGCTGGAGAAGCTTGTGTGCCGACCGCTCCGAGATCCAA GCAGCTTCCTGCTTATCCACCTCACCGAATTCCAGTGCGTCTCCAGCGCCCTCACTGTGCACTGTCCCAGAGCTACAGACCGTGCCCTATGGCTGGAGAAGACCCAGCAGGCCCAG GTCGCCCTGCAAAAGCTGAAGGCAGAGGAGTGCATCCAACAGAAGAGGGAGCTCCTGGCCCTCTATCAGGACCGGGACAGGGagtccccaggccccaggccctccACGCCTTCCACGGAAGGCTCTGAGAGCAGCACAGAGGGAAG TAACTGTAGGACTCCTGAGTCCTCGACCGTCATCCCCCAGCTGGTGGTGACAGAAGACACAGATGAAGATGCTCCCTCGGTACCAGATGATACCTCGGACTCTGGCTATGGCACTCTGGTCCCAGGCTCCCCCAAGGCGTCCCACTTCCCGCCAAACCGTCTACGCTCCAGGGCCTTTCGGCGGGACCCTCGCCTCACCTTCTCCACCCTGGACCTCCGAGATGTTCCTTTGCATCCCCTGCCTCCTGACCCCCAAGCTCCCCAACGCCGAAGCACCCCTGAACTGCCAGAGGAAAGTGTCCAGAAAGGAGGCAGCCTTCCCAGGGGAGACCCACCGACCTCGTCTGAGGAAGAAGACGGGACCTCGGTTGGAGAGAATGTGGTAGTGGAAAACTTACATAGGGCCCGACTTCGGGGGCAGCTCTCCCCCTCCCCGACCCACACTGACTCTGCTGGGGAAAGCCCCTGGGACTCCTCAGGGGACGAGGAAGAAGAGGAGCCCTTCCTGGGACCCGGCTACAGCCCCTCCCCTCACCCGCTCCGGGCCGAGGACATGCTCCGAGAGATCCGGGAGGAACTGGCCAGCCAAAGAATTGAGAGCGTCCCTGAGCCTGGGGACAGCAGACCTCGGAAGCTGACTCGGGTCCAACTGCAGAGGATGCGGGGGCTTCACGTCGTACACCTGGACACGCCCCTGTCCACATC AGAGGTGTGA
- the PLEKHG6 gene encoding pleckstrin homology domain-containing family G member 6 isoform X7, producing MHAFGPPNGGSLQGLVASRIETYGGRLRASTLSTPGSLYPRGGPVLGSGPARGLSPLRLREPDPEKRHGGPFGAGTPHFPKLKEVTRAHELEVRLHTFSMFGMPRLPPEDRRHWEIGEDSDSSLAIEKSWKELVPGHKEMSRELCHQQEALWELLTTELIYVRKLKIMTDLLAAGLLNLQRVGLLTEVSAETLFGNVPSLIRAHRSFWEEVLGPTLEETRASGQPLDPVSLQNGFLSFSQRFQPYILYCLRVKQTMAYAWEQQDSSPLFHTFVQWCEKHKRSGRQTLGDLLIKPHQRITKYPLLLQAVRKRSPEARAREALTAMIAAVESFLRHINKRVRQGEEQESLVAAARRIGPYEVLEPPSEEVEKNLRPFSTLDLMAPMLGVASEHTRQLLLEGPVRMKEGREGKLDVYLFLFSDVLLVTKTLRRADKAKVIRPPLMLEKLVCRPLRDPSSFLLIHLTEFQCVSSALTVHCPRATDRALWLEKTQQAQVALQKLKAEECIQQKRELLALYQDRDRESPGPRPSTPSTEGSESSTEGSNCRTPESSTVIPQLVVTEDTDEDAPSVPDDTSDSGYGTLVPGSPKASHFPPNRLRSRAFRRDPRLTFSTLDLRDVPLHPLPPDPQAPQRRSTPELPEESVQKGGSLPRGDPPTSSEEEDGTSVGENVVVENLHRARLRGQLSPSPTHTDSAGESPWDSSGDEEEEEPFLGPGYSPSPHPLRAEDMLREIREELASQRIESVPEPGDSRPRKLTRVQLQRMRGLHVVHLDTPLSTSEV from the exons ATGCACGCCTTTGGTCCTCCCAATGGGGGTAGCCTCCAAGGACTGGTGGCCTCCCGCATTGAGACCTATGGGGGCCGGCTTCGGGCCTCCACCCTGAGTACTCCTGGCAGTCTCTATCCCCGAGGAGGCCCCGTGCTG GGTTCTGGCCCGGCCCGAGGCCTGTCTCCCCTGAGGCTGCGAGAACCAGATCCCGAGAAGAGGCATGGAGGCCCCTTTGGGGCTGGGACACCTCACTTCCCCAAACTCAAG GAAGTCACCAGAGCCCACGAGCTGGAGGTGAGGCTGCACACGTTCAGCATGTTCGGGATGCCCCGCCTGCCCCCAGAGGACCGGCGGCACTGGGAGATCGGAGAGGACAGTGACAGCAGCCTGGCCATTGAGAAGTCCTGGAAGGAGCTGGTGCCTGGGCACAAG GAGATGAGCCGGGAGCTCTGCCACCAGCAGGAAGCGCTGTGGGAGCTCCTGACCACGGAGCTCATCTACGTGCGGAAGCTCAAGATCATGACAGAT CTCCTAGCCGCCGGTTTGCTGAACTTGCAACGAGTGGGTCTGCTGACGGAA GTGTCAGCTGAGACCCTGTTTGGAAATGTCCCCAGCCTGATCCGAGCCCACCGGAGCTTTTGGGAAGAGGTGCTGGGGCCCACCCTGGAGGAGACGCGAGCCTCGGGCCAGCCTCTGGACCCTGTCAGCCTGCAAAACGGCTTCCTGTCG TTCAGCCAGCGCTTCCAGCCCTACATCCTGTACTGCCTGCGAGTGAAGCAGACCATGGCCTACGCCTGGGAGCAGCAGGACAGCAGCCCTCTCTTCCACACCTTCGTGCAG tGGTGTGAGAAGCACAAGCGCTCAGGGAGGCAGACGCTGGGGGACCTCCTCATCAAGCCCCACCAGCGCATCACCAAGTACCCACTGCTGCTCCAGGCTGTGCGCAAGAGGAGCCCCGAGGCCCGCGCCCGGGAGGCCCTGACCGCCATG ATCGCAGCGGTGGAGTCGTTCCTCCGACACATCAACAAGCGGGTGCGCCAGGGCGAAGAGCAGGAGAGCTTGGTGGCTGCCGCCCGGCGCATCGGGCCCTACGAGGTCCTGGAGCCGCCCAGCGAGGAGGTGGAGAAG AACCTGCGTCCGTTCTCCACGCTGGACCTGATGGCCCCCATGCTGGGGGTTGCTTCTGAGCACACCAGGCAGCTGCTGCTTGAGGGGCCTGTGCGCATGAAGGAGGGACGAGAAGGGAAG CTGGATGTGTACCTGTTCCTCTTCTCTGATGTGCTCTTGGTGACCAAGACCCTTCGCAGGGCAGACAAAGCCAAGGTTATCCGCCCGCCCCTCATGCTGGAGAAGCTTGTGTGCCGACCGCTCCGAGATCCAA GCAGCTTCCTGCTTATCCACCTCACCGAATTCCAGTGCGTCTCCAGCGCCCTCACTGTGCACTGTCCCAGAGCTACAGACCGTGCCCTATGGCTGGAGAAGACCCAGCAGGCCCAG GTCGCCCTGCAAAAGCTGAAGGCAGAGGAGTGCATCCAACAGAAGAGGGAGCTCCTGGCCCTCTATCAGGACCGGGACAGGGagtccccaggccccaggccctccACGCCTTCCACGGAAGGCTCTGAGAGCAGCACAGAGGGAAG TAACTGTAGGACTCCTGAGTCCTCGACCGTCATCCCCCAGCTGGTGGTGACAGAAGACACAGATGAAGATGCTCCCTCGGTACCAGATGATACCTCGGACTCTGGCTATGGCACTCTGGTCCCAGGCTCCCCCAAGGCGTCCCACTTCCCGCCAAACCGTCTACGCTCCAGGGCCTTTCGGCGGGACCCTCGCCTCACCTTCTCCACCCTGGACCTCCGAGATGTTCCTTTGCATCCCCTGCCTCCTGACCCCCAAGCTCCCCAACGCCGAAGCACCCCTGAACTGCCAGAGGAAAGTGTCCAGAAAGGAGGCAGCCTTCCCAGGGGAGACCCACCGACCTCGTCTGAGGAAGAAGACGGGACCTCGGTTGGAGAGAATGTGGTAGTGGAAAACTTACATAGGGCCCGACTTCGGGGGCAGCTCTCCCCCTCCCCGACCCACACTGACTCTGCTGGGGAAAGCCCCTGGGACTCCTCAGGGGACGAGGAAGAAGAGGAGCCCTTCCTGGGACCCGGCTACAGCCCCTCCCCTCACCCGCTCCGGGCCGAGGACATGCTCCGAGAGATCCGGGAGGAACTGGCCAGCCAAAGAATTGAGAGCGTCCCTGAGCCTGGGGACAGCAGACCTCGGAAGCTGACTCGGGTCCAACTGCAGAGGATGCGGGGGCTTCACGTCGTACACCTGGACACGCCCCTGTCCACATC AGAGGTGTGA
- the PLEKHG6 gene encoding pleckstrin homology domain-containing family G member 6 isoform X1 — translation MHAFGPPNGGSLQGLVASRIETYGGRLRASTLSTPGSLYPRGGPVLALDCSILSPHPCLLSWVVRERTAVLGQAPGTPHPSQTDGAGSQSPTPPRLCPLYQGFWPGPRPVSPEAARTRSREEAWRPLWGWDTSLPQTQVTRAHELEVRLHTFSMFGMPRLPPEDRRHWEIGEDSDSSLAIEKSWKELVPGHKEMSRELCHQQEALWELLTTELIYVRKLKIMTDLLAAGLLNLQRVGLLTEVSAETLFGNVPSLIRAHRSFWEEVLGPTLEETRASGQPLDPVSLQNGFLSFSQRFQPYILYCLRVKQTMAYAWEQQDSSPLFHTFVQWCEKHKRSGRQTLGDLLIKPHQRITKYPLLLQAVRKRSPEARAREALTAMIAAVESFLRHINKRVRQGEEQESLVAAARRIGPYEVLEPPSEEVEKNLRPFSTLDLMAPMLGVASEHTRQLLLEGPVRMKEGREGKLDVYLFLFSDVLLVTKTLRRADKAKVIRPPLMLEKLVCRPLRDPSSFLLIHLTEFQCVSSALTVHCPRATDRALWLEKTQQAQVALQKLKAEECIQQKRELLALYQDRDRESPGPRPSTPSTEGSESSTEGSNCRTPESSTVIPQLVVTEDTDEDAPSVPDDTSDSGYGTLVPGSPKASHFPPNRLRSRAFRRDPRLTFSTLDLRDVPLHPLPPDPQAPQRRSTPELPEESVQKGGSLPRGDPPTSSEEEDGTSVGENVVVENLHRARLRGQLSPSPTHTDSAGESPWDSSGDEEEEEPFLGPGYSPSPHPLRAEDMLREIREELASQRIESVPEPGDSRPRKLTRVQLQRMRGLHVVHLDTPLSTSEV, via the exons ATGCACGCCTTTGGTCCTCCCAATGGGGGTAGCCTCCAAGGACTGGTGGCCTCCCGCATTGAGACCTATGGGGGCCGGCTTCGGGCCTCCACCCTGAGTACTCCTGGCAGTCTCTATCCCCGAGGAGGCCCCGTGCTG GCCTTGGACTGCTCTATTCTTAGCCCACACCCCTGCCTTCTTTCGTGGGTTGTGAGGGAGAGGACGGCCGTGCTGGGCCAGGCTCCCGGGACTCCACACCCATCCCAGACAGACGGGGCAG gATCCCAGTCGCCGACGCCTCCAAGGCTATGTCCCCTTTACCAAGGGTTCTGGCCCGGCCCGAGGCCTGTCTCCCCTGAGGCTGCGAGAACCAGATCCCGAGAAGAGGCATGGAGGCCCCTTTGGGGCTGGGACACCTCACTTCCCCAAACTCAAG TCACCAGAGCCCACGAGCTGGAGGTGAGGCTGCACACGTTCAGCATGTTCGGGATGCCCCGCCTGCCCCCAGAGGACCGGCGGCACTGGGAGATCGGAGAGGACAGTGACAGCAGCCTGGCCATTGAGAAGTCCTGGAAGGAGCTGGTGCCTGGGCACAAG GAGATGAGCCGGGAGCTCTGCCACCAGCAGGAAGCGCTGTGGGAGCTCCTGACCACGGAGCTCATCTACGTGCGGAAGCTCAAGATCATGACAGAT CTCCTAGCCGCCGGTTTGCTGAACTTGCAACGAGTGGGTCTGCTGACGGAA GTGTCAGCTGAGACCCTGTTTGGAAATGTCCCCAGCCTGATCCGAGCCCACCGGAGCTTTTGGGAAGAGGTGCTGGGGCCCACCCTGGAGGAGACGCGAGCCTCGGGCCAGCCTCTGGACCCTGTCAGCCTGCAAAACGGCTTCCTGTCG TTCAGCCAGCGCTTCCAGCCCTACATCCTGTACTGCCTGCGAGTGAAGCAGACCATGGCCTACGCCTGGGAGCAGCAGGACAGCAGCCCTCTCTTCCACACCTTCGTGCAG tGGTGTGAGAAGCACAAGCGCTCAGGGAGGCAGACGCTGGGGGACCTCCTCATCAAGCCCCACCAGCGCATCACCAAGTACCCACTGCTGCTCCAGGCTGTGCGCAAGAGGAGCCCCGAGGCCCGCGCCCGGGAGGCCCTGACCGCCATG ATCGCAGCGGTGGAGTCGTTCCTCCGACACATCAACAAGCGGGTGCGCCAGGGCGAAGAGCAGGAGAGCTTGGTGGCTGCCGCCCGGCGCATCGGGCCCTACGAGGTCCTGGAGCCGCCCAGCGAGGAGGTGGAGAAG AACCTGCGTCCGTTCTCCACGCTGGACCTGATGGCCCCCATGCTGGGGGTTGCTTCTGAGCACACCAGGCAGCTGCTGCTTGAGGGGCCTGTGCGCATGAAGGAGGGACGAGAAGGGAAG CTGGATGTGTACCTGTTCCTCTTCTCTGATGTGCTCTTGGTGACCAAGACCCTTCGCAGGGCAGACAAAGCCAAGGTTATCCGCCCGCCCCTCATGCTGGAGAAGCTTGTGTGCCGACCGCTCCGAGATCCAA GCAGCTTCCTGCTTATCCACCTCACCGAATTCCAGTGCGTCTCCAGCGCCCTCACTGTGCACTGTCCCAGAGCTACAGACCGTGCCCTATGGCTGGAGAAGACCCAGCAGGCCCAG GTCGCCCTGCAAAAGCTGAAGGCAGAGGAGTGCATCCAACAGAAGAGGGAGCTCCTGGCCCTCTATCAGGACCGGGACAGGGagtccccaggccccaggccctccACGCCTTCCACGGAAGGCTCTGAGAGCAGCACAGAGGGAAG TAACTGTAGGACTCCTGAGTCCTCGACCGTCATCCCCCAGCTGGTGGTGACAGAAGACACAGATGAAGATGCTCCCTCGGTACCAGATGATACCTCGGACTCTGGCTATGGCACTCTGGTCCCAGGCTCCCCCAAGGCGTCCCACTTCCCGCCAAACCGTCTACGCTCCAGGGCCTTTCGGCGGGACCCTCGCCTCACCTTCTCCACCCTGGACCTCCGAGATGTTCCTTTGCATCCCCTGCCTCCTGACCCCCAAGCTCCCCAACGCCGAAGCACCCCTGAACTGCCAGAGGAAAGTGTCCAGAAAGGAGGCAGCCTTCCCAGGGGAGACCCACCGACCTCGTCTGAGGAAGAAGACGGGACCTCGGTTGGAGAGAATGTGGTAGTGGAAAACTTACATAGGGCCCGACTTCGGGGGCAGCTCTCCCCCTCCCCGACCCACACTGACTCTGCTGGGGAAAGCCCCTGGGACTCCTCAGGGGACGAGGAAGAAGAGGAGCCCTTCCTGGGACCCGGCTACAGCCCCTCCCCTCACCCGCTCCGGGCCGAGGACATGCTCCGAGAGATCCGGGAGGAACTGGCCAGCCAAAGAATTGAGAGCGTCCCTGAGCCTGGGGACAGCAGACCTCGGAAGCTGACTCGGGTCCAACTGCAGAGGATGCGGGGGCTTCACGTCGTACACCTGGACACGCCCCTGTCCACATC AGAGGTGTGA
- the PLEKHG6 gene encoding pleckstrin homology domain-containing family G member 6 isoform X5, whose protein sequence is MHAFGPPNGGSLQGLVASRIETYGGRLRASTLSTPGSLYPRGGPVLDPSRRRLQGYVPFTKGSGPARGLSPLRLREPDPEKRHGGPFGAGTPHFPKLKEVTRAHELEVRLHTFSMFGMPRLPPEDRRHWEIGEDSDSSLAIEKSWKELVPGHKEMSRELCHQQEALWELLTTELIYVRKLKIMTDLLAAGLLNLQRVGLLTEVSAETLFGNVPSLIRAHRSFWEEVLGPTLEETRASGQPLDPVSLQNGFLSFSQRFQPYILYCLRVKQTMAYAWEQQDSSPLFHTFVQWCEKHKRSGRQTLGDLLIKPHQRITKYPLLLQAVRKRSPEARAREALTAMIAAVESFLRHINKRVRQGEEQESLVAAARRIGPYEVLEPPSEEVEKNLRPFSTLDLMAPMLGVASEHTRQLLLEGPVRMKEGREGKLDVYLFLFSDVLLVTKTLRRADKAKVIRPPLMLEKLVCRPLRDPSSFLLIHLTEFQCVSSALTVHCPRATDRALWLEKTQQAQVALQKLKAEECIQQKRELLALYQDRDRESPGPRPSTPSTEGSESSTEGRTPESSTVIPQLVVTEDTDEDAPSVPDDTSDSGYGTLVPGSPKASHFPPNRLRSRAFRRDPRLTFSTLDLRDVPLHPLPPDPQAPQRRSTPELPEESVQKGGSLPRGDPPTSSEEEDGTSVGENVVVENLHRARLRGQLSPSPTHTDSAGESPWDSSGDEEEEEPFLGPGYSPSPHPLRAEDMLREIREELASQRIESVPEPGDSRPRKLTRVQLQRMRGLHVVHLDTPLSTSEV, encoded by the exons ATGCACGCCTTTGGTCCTCCCAATGGGGGTAGCCTCCAAGGACTGGTGGCCTCCCGCATTGAGACCTATGGGGGCCGGCTTCGGGCCTCCACCCTGAGTACTCCTGGCAGTCTCTATCCCCGAGGAGGCCCCGTGCTG gATCCCAGTCGCCGACGCCTCCAAGGCTATGTCCCCTTTACCAAGGGTTCTGGCCCGGCCCGAGGCCTGTCTCCCCTGAGGCTGCGAGAACCAGATCCCGAGAAGAGGCATGGAGGCCCCTTTGGGGCTGGGACACCTCACTTCCCCAAACTCAAG GAAGTCACCAGAGCCCACGAGCTGGAGGTGAGGCTGCACACGTTCAGCATGTTCGGGATGCCCCGCCTGCCCCCAGAGGACCGGCGGCACTGGGAGATCGGAGAGGACAGTGACAGCAGCCTGGCCATTGAGAAGTCCTGGAAGGAGCTGGTGCCTGGGCACAAG GAGATGAGCCGGGAGCTCTGCCACCAGCAGGAAGCGCTGTGGGAGCTCCTGACCACGGAGCTCATCTACGTGCGGAAGCTCAAGATCATGACAGAT CTCCTAGCCGCCGGTTTGCTGAACTTGCAACGAGTGGGTCTGCTGACGGAA GTGTCAGCTGAGACCCTGTTTGGAAATGTCCCCAGCCTGATCCGAGCCCACCGGAGCTTTTGGGAAGAGGTGCTGGGGCCCACCCTGGAGGAGACGCGAGCCTCGGGCCAGCCTCTGGACCCTGTCAGCCTGCAAAACGGCTTCCTGTCG TTCAGCCAGCGCTTCCAGCCCTACATCCTGTACTGCCTGCGAGTGAAGCAGACCATGGCCTACGCCTGGGAGCAGCAGGACAGCAGCCCTCTCTTCCACACCTTCGTGCAG tGGTGTGAGAAGCACAAGCGCTCAGGGAGGCAGACGCTGGGGGACCTCCTCATCAAGCCCCACCAGCGCATCACCAAGTACCCACTGCTGCTCCAGGCTGTGCGCAAGAGGAGCCCCGAGGCCCGCGCCCGGGAGGCCCTGACCGCCATG ATCGCAGCGGTGGAGTCGTTCCTCCGACACATCAACAAGCGGGTGCGCCAGGGCGAAGAGCAGGAGAGCTTGGTGGCTGCCGCCCGGCGCATCGGGCCCTACGAGGTCCTGGAGCCGCCCAGCGAGGAGGTGGAGAAG AACCTGCGTCCGTTCTCCACGCTGGACCTGATGGCCCCCATGCTGGGGGTTGCTTCTGAGCACACCAGGCAGCTGCTGCTTGAGGGGCCTGTGCGCATGAAGGAGGGACGAGAAGGGAAG CTGGATGTGTACCTGTTCCTCTTCTCTGATGTGCTCTTGGTGACCAAGACCCTTCGCAGGGCAGACAAAGCCAAGGTTATCCGCCCGCCCCTCATGCTGGAGAAGCTTGTGTGCCGACCGCTCCGAGATCCAA GCAGCTTCCTGCTTATCCACCTCACCGAATTCCAGTGCGTCTCCAGCGCCCTCACTGTGCACTGTCCCAGAGCTACAGACCGTGCCCTATGGCTGGAGAAGACCCAGCAGGCCCAG GTCGCCCTGCAAAAGCTGAAGGCAGAGGAGTGCATCCAACAGAAGAGGGAGCTCCTGGCCCTCTATCAGGACCGGGACAGGGagtccccaggccccaggccctccACGCCTTCCACGGAAGGCTCTGAGAGCAGCACAGAGGGAAG GACTCCTGAGTCCTCGACCGTCATCCCCCAGCTGGTGGTGACAGAAGACACAGATGAAGATGCTCCCTCGGTACCAGATGATACCTCGGACTCTGGCTATGGCACTCTGGTCCCAGGCTCCCCCAAGGCGTCCCACTTCCCGCCAAACCGTCTACGCTCCAGGGCCTTTCGGCGGGACCCTCGCCTCACCTTCTCCACCCTGGACCTCCGAGATGTTCCTTTGCATCCCCTGCCTCCTGACCCCCAAGCTCCCCAACGCCGAAGCACCCCTGAACTGCCAGAGGAAAGTGTCCAGAAAGGAGGCAGCCTTCCCAGGGGAGACCCACCGACCTCGTCTGAGGAAGAAGACGGGACCTCGGTTGGAGAGAATGTGGTAGTGGAAAACTTACATAGGGCCCGACTTCGGGGGCAGCTCTCCCCCTCCCCGACCCACACTGACTCTGCTGGGGAAAGCCCCTGGGACTCCTCAGGGGACGAGGAAGAAGAGGAGCCCTTCCTGGGACCCGGCTACAGCCCCTCCCCTCACCCGCTCCGGGCCGAGGACATGCTCCGAGAGATCCGGGAGGAACTGGCCAGCCAAAGAATTGAGAGCGTCCCTGAGCCTGGGGACAGCAGACCTCGGAAGCTGACTCGGGTCCAACTGCAGAGGATGCGGGGGCTTCACGTCGTACACCTGGACACGCCCCTGTCCACATC AGAGGTGTGA